The nucleotide sequence GCTCGGCATCCGCGACTATGCTGAAGCCCTGGCGGCCATGCAGGCTTTCACCGCCGCCCGAACCCCGGCCACGGCCGACGAAATCTGGCTGCTGGAGCATCCGCCCGTCTACACCGTAGGGGTCCGCGGCCACGCCAATGCGCCCGACGCCATCGGCGATATCCCGCTGGTTCGGACCGATCGCGGCGGTTTGATTACCTATCATGGCCCCGGACAATTGATCGCCTACACCCTCATCGACCTAGCCCGCAAGCGCATAAGCGTGCGCGATCTGGTCAGCGCGCTGGAAAGCGCCGCCGTGGACCTGCTGGGACAGTACGGAATCCAGGCTTATCCACGCTCCGATGCCCCCGGTGTCTACGTGGAAGGCGCCAAGATCGCATCGTTGGGGATTCGAGTGAAGAAATACCTCAGCTATCACGGCTTGAGCCTCAACGTGGATTTGGACCCCACTCCTTTCCAAGCCATCGACCCATGCGGTTTTCGAGGCCTGGAGATGACTCGATTGGCGGATCTGGGCGCCCAGGTCAAAGTGCACGAAGCGGCGGTACCGCTGCTCGCTTCTTTGATGGCTCAGCTGGGTTTCGAGCAAGTTGACCGAACCACTCACGAGCTACCTAAGAGTCTGTTTCAAAACTCGATATACCGTACAAGCCTATGAGGCACGACGTCACCTTAATTTCCTCTCCGTCCGGGAATGACTCAAGAAGCGTCCCTTCTCCCGCTGGCGGGAGAAGGTTAGGATGAGGGTGGATCTAATTGAAATGAAAGACTTTTTGATTAATCCACCCTCACCCCTGCCCTCTCCCGCCAGCGGGAGAGGGGATAATGGCATTCGCGATTACCCTGACCCTCACAAGAGACGAGTTTTGAAACAGACTGTAAGGCGACCCGATCACTTCCGAAGGAGAGACCCCCTATGCCTGATCATCTCGAGGAACTGCGCGCCCCGTCGCGCACCCGCCCCGACACCCACCAGCGCGGCGCCGCCAAGCTGGCCCGCATTCCGGTCAAAGTGGAAAGCGACCCGAGCCCCCTGCGCAAGCCCGATTGGCTCCGGATCCGACTCGGCGCCGACCCCAGCGTGGCCCGAGTCAAAAAACTGCTCCGCCGCCACCATCTGGCCAGCGTCTGCGAGGAGGCGGCCTGCCCCAACCTCAACGAATGCTTCGGTCACGGCACCGCCACCTTCATGATTCTGGGGGATCGCTGCACCCGCCGTTGTCCGTTTTGCGACGTGGCCCACGGCCGCCCCGCCCCGCCCGACTCCGAAGAGCCGGAAAAACTGGCGGCCGCGGTGGCCGAATTGGGACTGCGCTACGTGGTGATCACCTCGGTCAACCGCGACGACCTGCGCGACGGCGGCGCGCGGCACTTCGCCGAATGCATCGCGGCCATCCGTCGCCATTCCCCCGATACCTTCATCGAAATCCTGACCCCCGATTTCCGGAAACGGGAGCAAACGGCTCTGGACATCCTGACGCAAAACCCGCCGGAAGTCTTCAACCACAATTTGGAGACCATCCCCCGCCTTTACCTTCGGGCTCGTCCGGGCGCCGACTATCAA is from Methylohalobius crimeensis 10Ki and encodes:
- the lipB gene encoding lipoyl(octanoyl) transferase LipB, producing the protein MSELIVRWLGIRDYAEALAAMQAFTAARTPATADEIWLLEHPPVYTVGVRGHANAPDAIGDIPLVRTDRGGLITYHGPGQLIAYTLIDLARKRISVRDLVSALESAAVDLLGQYGIQAYPRSDAPGVYVEGAKIASLGIRVKKYLSYHGLSLNVDLDPTPFQAIDPCGFRGLEMTRLADLGAQVKVHEAAVPLLASLMAQLGFEQVDRTTHELPKSLFQNSIYRTSL
- the lipA gene encoding lipoyl synthase, which gives rise to MPDHLEELRAPSRTRPDTHQRGAAKLARIPVKVESDPSPLRKPDWLRIRLGADPSVARVKKLLRRHHLASVCEEAACPNLNECFGHGTATFMILGDRCTRRCPFCDVAHGRPAPPDSEEPEKLAAAVAELGLRYVVITSVNRDDLRDGGARHFAECIAAIRRHSPDTFIEILTPDFRKREQTALDILTQNPPEVFNHNLETIPRLYLRARPGADYQGSLKLLAEVKRRLPGVATKSGLMLGLGETDAEIVEVLEDLRRHDCDMLTLGQYLQPSRDHLPVKRYVPPEAFDELAEVAKQLGFKQVAAGPLVRSSYHADQQARALLEAG